A single window of Bactrocera dorsalis isolate Fly_Bdor unplaced genomic scaffold, ASM2337382v1 BdCtg057, whole genome shotgun sequence DNA harbors:
- the LOC125780068 gene encoding histone H4: MTGRGKGGKGLGKGGAKRHRKVLRDNIQGITKPAIRRLARRGGVKRISGLIYEETRGVLKVFLENVIRDAVTYTEHAKRKTVTAMDVVYALKRQGRTLYGFGG, encoded by the coding sequence atgactGGTCGCGGCAAAGGTGGAAAAGGCTTGGGTAAAGGTGGTGCTAAGCGTCATCGTAAAGTTTTACGTGATAACATCCAGGGAATCACTAAGCCTGCTATTCGGCGTTTGGCTCGTCGTGGAGGTGTAAAACGTATATCTGGTTTGATATATGAAGAAACTCGTGGAGTCTTAAAAGTATTTTTGGAGAATGTTATCCGTGATGCAGTTACCTATACTGAACACGCTAAAAGGAAGACAGTTACAGCAATGGATGTTGTATATGCTTTGAAGAGACAAGGACGTACCTTGTATGGATTCGGCGGTTAA
- the LOC125780062 gene encoding histone H1-like, whose product MSEAIAVTNVNSPVAGSSAISEKKVAAKKAVKPKKPSVAPTHPPTQQMVDASIKNLKERGGSSLLAIKKYISATYKCDAQKLAPFIKRYLKSAVTSGKLIQTKGKGASGSFKLSVAANKSSKSGEGKSKSKAVKSIEKKPKKKSTDGVASKKKAAVGGKKASGEKKVKKSVASKKTAEKKKSEKAKAKDAKKTGSVKAKPAKAKSTPNKAKTLKAKTPSVKTKKAAVNKKPVAKKAPSKK is encoded by the coding sequence atgtcTGAAGCAATTGCTGTTACGAATGTTAATTCTCCGGTAGCCGGATCTTCTGCTATTTCTGAGAAAAAAGTTGCTGCTAAAAAAGCAGTTAAGCCAAAAAAGCCTTCAGTCGCTCCTACTCATCCACCAACTCAACAAATGGTTGATGCAtcaattaagaatttaaaagaACGTGGTGGCTCATCACTTTTGGCTATTAAAAAGTACATTAGTGCTACATACAAATGTGATGCTCAAAAATTAGCACCATTTATCAAGCGTTATTTGAAATCTGCTGTTACTAGTGGTAAATTAATTCAAACCAAAGGAAAGGGTGCATCTGGTTCTTTTAAATTATCAGTGGCTGCCAATAAATCAAGTAAATCCGGTGAAGGTAAATCGAAGTCAAAAGCGGTGAAATCCATTGAGAAGAAGCCCAAAAAGAAATCGACAGATGGTGTGGCGTCAAAGAAGAAGGCAGCAGTTGGCGGTAAGAAAGCAAGTGGCgagaaaaaagtgaagaaaagtgTTGCTAGCAAGAAAACAGCAGagaagaaaaaaagtgaaaaggctAAAGCGAAGGATGCAAAAAAGACTGGATCTGTTAAAGCCAAACCAGCTAAAGCTAAATCGACTCCAAATAAAGCAAAGacgttaaaagcaaaaacacctAGTGTTAAAACCAAGAAAGCCGCGGTCAATAAAAAGCCAGTCGCCAAAAAAGCGCCATCTAAAAAGTAA
- the LOC125780066 gene encoding histone H2B gives MPPKTSGKAAKKAGKAQKNITKNDKKKKRKRKESYAIYIYKVLKQVHPDTGISSKAMSIMNSFVNDIFERIAAEASRLAHYNKRSTITSREIQTAVRLLLPGELAKHAVSEGTKAVTKYTSSK, from the coding sequence atgccTCCTAAAACTAGTGGAAAAGCAGCAAAGAAGGCTGGTAAggcccaaaaaaatattaccaaaaacgACAAGAAGAAGAAGCGTAAGAGGAAGGAAAGTTATgctatttacatttataaagtGTTGAAGCAAGTACATCCTGATACTGGTATTTCATCAAAAGCCATGAGTATCATGAACAGTTTTGTGAATGATATTTTTGAGCGTATCGCTGCTGAAGCATCGCGTTTAGCTCATTACAATAAACGTTCAACTATCACTAGTCGCGAAATCCAAACTGCTGTACGTTTACTTTTGCCTGGTGAATTAGCCAAACATGCTGTGAGCGAAGGTACCAAAGCTGTCACTAAATACACAAGTTCCAAGTAA
- the LOC125780065 gene encoding histone H2A — MSGRGKGGKVKGKAKSRSNRAGLQFPVGRIHRLLRKGNYAERVGAGAPVYLAAVMEYLAAEVLELAGNAARDNKKTRIIPRHLQLAIRNDEELNKLLSGVTIAQGGVLPNIQAVLLPKKTEKKA, encoded by the coding sequence atgtctgGACGTGGTAAAGGTGGTAAAGTGAAAGGCAAGGCAAAGTCGCGTTCAAATCGTGCTGGGCTTCAATTTCCTGTCGGCCGTATACACCGTTTGTTGCGCAAAGGCAATTATGCTGAACGTGTTGGTGCTGGTGCTCCCGTATATTTAGCTGCTGTTATGGAATATTTGGCAGCTGAAGTTCTTGAATTGGCTGGTAATGCTGCCCGTGATAACAAAAAGACAAGAATTATTCCACGTCATTTACAATTGGCCATCCGTAATGATGAAGAATTGAATAAACTATTATCTGGAGTCACTATTGCTCAAGGTGGTGTTTTGCCAAATATTCAAGCTGTACTTTTACCAAAGAAGACTGAGAAAAAAGCATAA
- the LOC125780063 gene encoding histone H3, which translates to MARTKQTARKSTGGKAPRKQLATKAARKSAPATGGVKKPHRYRPGTVALREIRRYQKSTELLIRKLPFQRLVREIAQDFKTDLRFQSSAVMALQEASEAYLVGLFEDTNLCAIHAKRVTIMPKDIQLARRIRGERA; encoded by the coding sequence ATGGCTCGTACAAAACAAACAGCCCGTAAATCGACTGGTGGTAAAGCACCACGCAAACAATTGGCAACCAAAGCAGCTCGTAAAAGTGCTCCGGCAACTGGTGGTGTAAAGAAACCTCATCGCTATCGCCCCGGTACAGTGGCATTACGTGAAATTCGTCGTTACCAAAAAAGTACTGAATTATTAATCCGAAAATTGCCATTCCAACGTTTGGTTCGAGAAATTGCTCAAGATTTCAAAACAGATTTACGTTTCCAAAGTTCTGCTGTTATGGCTCTACAGGAAGCAAGTGAAGCATATTTGGTTGGTCTGTTTGAGGATACAAATTTGTGCGCCATTCATGCAAAGCGTGTCACAATTATGCCAAAAGATATTCAATTGGCCAGACGTATTCGTGGAGAACGTGCTTAA